One Elusimicrobiota bacterium genomic region harbors:
- the alr gene encoding alanine racemase, which translates to MKILRPTYVEINLENIRHNIEVIKRFIGKNVNILAVIKADGYGHGAVEIARILEKSVVRIFGVATIEEGIELRNAGIKKDILVFGSIYPFEGFSEVIKYNLIPTVSNISGMKALDNCAKRFNGKVRFHLKIDTGMGRIGLTKDDAVLAVKKAEGLKNIRMDGIYTHLACASESKDFTKKQISEFRKTTEHISANYMHTAASASIAKYESSHFNMVRPGLLVYGLLPFNNSDKVIPTKPVLSLKTKITFLKTVVGKTSISYCRTFFTKKQSKIATIPIGYADGFFRYNSNNAEVLVRGKRAPVVGNVCMDMTMIDVTDIKNVSLGDVVVVIGSQGKEKITAEEVANRCGTINYEIVTSISKRVPRIYR; encoded by the coding sequence ATGAAAATTTTAAGACCTACATATGTAGAAATTAATCTAGAAAATATAAGACATAATATTGAAGTTATAAAAAGGTTTATCGGCAAAAATGTTAATATTCTTGCAGTGATTAAAGCCGATGGATATGGTCACGGTGCTGTTGAAATTGCGAGGATATTAGAAAAATCAGTTGTAAGGATTTTCGGTGTAGCAACAATTGAAGAAGGTATAGAGTTGCGGAACGCCGGGATAAAAAAAGATATTTTGGTATTTGGGAGTATCTATCCGTTTGAAGGTTTTTCTGAAGTAATAAAATATAATCTTATACCGACCGTGTCAAATATTTCTGGTATGAAAGCACTTGATAATTGTGCTAAACGATTTAATGGAAAAGTACGGTTTCATCTAAAAATTGATACCGGAATGGGCAGGATAGGGTTGACTAAGGATGATGCAGTATTAGCAGTAAAAAAAGCAGAAGGATTAAAAAATATCAGAATGGACGGGATTTATACACACCTTGCCTGTGCTTCTGAATCAAAAGATTTTACTAAAAAGCAGATTTCGGAATTCAGGAAAACAACAGAACATATTTCAGCAAACTATATGCATACAGCGGCAAGTGCTTCTATTGCAAAATATGAAAGTTCACATTTTAATATGGTTAGACCCGGACTTTTAGTTTACGGGCTTTTACCGTTTAATAATTCAGACAAAGTTATACCCACAAAACCTGTATTATCTCTTAAAACAAAAATAACTTTCTTAAAAACAGTCGTCGGAAAAACGTCAATAAGTTACTGCAGGACATTTTTTACTAAAAAGCAGTCAAAAATAGCTACAATACCTATTGGTTATGCTGATGGTTTTTTCAGATATAATTCAAATAATGCAGAAGTTCTGGTAAGAGGTAAAAGAGCACCTGTTGTCGGTAACGTTTGTATGGATATGACAATGATAGATGTTACTGATATTAAAAATGTATCGTTGGGGGATGTGGTAGTGGTTATTGGTTCTCAGGGAAAAGAAAAAATCACTGCAGAAGAAGTCGCTAATAGATGCGGTACAATAAATTATGAAATTGTCACATCCATTTCAAAAAGAGTTCCAAGGATTTATAGATGA